Proteins found in one Streptomyces sp. NBC_00461 genomic segment:
- the atzF gene encoding allophanate hydrolase — MSVVTRVRAAYARIEAVDRPEIWIDLRPRAEVEAEAREIEARVAAGERLPLAGRLFAAKGNIDVAGLPTTAGCPAYAYRPETDAPVVARLRAAGAIVLGTTNLDQFATGLVGTRSPHGAVRNAHDPARISGGSSSGSAVAVALGIVDLALGTDTAGSGRVPAAFNGIVGLKPTRGLVPTAGVVPACASLDCVTVFARTLPEAEQALSFMTSPPDRALPPLPQRTPGPWRVAVPAPGRLGELDEHWAEAYEAAVRQLEAAGADIRPLDLAPFTEAAAMLYEGAFVAERYTAVGSFVDKAMADGVAGLDPTVAGIIARARDIPAHRLYADTERLAALRSRALAELSDADALLLPTTPGHPTLAEVAADPLGANARLGRFTNSTNLFDLAAVAVPAGEVNGLPFGVMLIGPAFTDDRLARIAGLLQPETRLAVMGAHLTGQPLNAQLLALGARLDRTTTTAPVYRLHALRTAPPKPGLVHVGEGGAEIEAEVWRLPAEGLGRLLATLPRPMTLGSVELADGSHVPGFLCEPSALADAEDITSYGGWRSYRDRRDEQLPGDPSRHPTDE; from the coding sequence ATGTCCGTTGTAACCCGTGTCCGCGCCGCCTACGCCCGTATCGAGGCCGTGGACCGCCCCGAGATCTGGATCGACCTGCGCCCGCGGGCCGAGGTCGAGGCGGAGGCCCGGGAGATCGAGGCACGCGTGGCGGCGGGTGAGCGACTCCCGCTCGCCGGGCGCCTGTTCGCGGCGAAGGGCAACATCGACGTGGCCGGCCTGCCCACCACCGCGGGCTGCCCGGCGTACGCCTACCGGCCCGAGACCGACGCACCGGTGGTCGCCCGCCTCCGCGCCGCGGGTGCGATCGTGCTGGGCACCACGAACCTGGACCAGTTCGCGACGGGCCTGGTGGGCACGCGCTCGCCGCACGGCGCGGTGCGCAACGCCCACGACCCCGCGCGGATCAGCGGCGGCTCCAGCTCCGGTTCGGCGGTCGCCGTGGCGCTCGGCATCGTAGACCTCGCCCTGGGCACGGACACCGCGGGCTCGGGCCGGGTCCCGGCCGCCTTCAACGGCATCGTCGGCCTCAAGCCGACCCGCGGCCTGGTCCCGACGGCGGGAGTGGTCCCGGCCTGCGCCTCCCTCGACTGCGTGACGGTGTTCGCCCGCACCCTCCCGGAGGCCGAACAGGCACTGTCCTTCATGACGTCCCCGCCGGACCGCGCCCTGCCACCCCTCCCCCAGCGCACCCCGGGCCCCTGGCGCGTCGCCGTCCCGGCACCCGGCCGGCTCGGCGAACTCGACGAGCACTGGGCCGAGGCTTACGAGGCGGCGGTGCGGCAGCTCGAAGCGGCCGGCGCCGACATCCGCCCTCTGGACCTCGCCCCCTTCACCGAGGCAGCCGCGATGCTCTACGAGGGCGCGTTCGTCGCCGAGCGCTACACGGCGGTGGGGAGTTTTGTCGACAAGGCGATGGCCGACGGGGTGGCGGGCCTGGACCCGACGGTCGCCGGCATCATCGCCCGCGCCCGCGACATCCCGGCCCACCGGCTCTACGCCGACACCGAGCGCCTGGCCGCCCTCCGCAGCCGCGCCCTGGCCGAGCTGTCCGACGCGGACGCGCTGCTGCTGCCCACCACTCCCGGCCATCCGACCCTCGCCGAGGTGGCCGCCGACCCTCTGGGCGCCAACGCCCGCCTGGGCCGCTTCACCAACTCCACCAACCTCTTCGACCTGGCGGCGGTCGCCGTCCCGGCCGGCGAGGTGAACGGCCTCCCGTTCGGCGTGATGCTGATCGGCCCGGCGTTCACGGACGACCGGCTCGCCCGGATCGCGGGCCTGCTCCAGCCGGAGACCCGGCTGGCGGTGATGGGCGCCCACCTGACCGGCCAGCCCCTCAACGCCCAGCTCCTCGCCCTGGGAGCGCGCCTGGACCGGACGACCACGACGGCGCCGGTTTACCGCCTGCACGCCCTGCGCACAGCCCCTCCCAAGCCGGGGCTGGTCCACGTCGGCGAGGGAGGCGCGGAGATCGAGGCGGAGGTGTGGCGCCTTCCGGCGGAGGGCCTGGGCCGTCTCCTGGCCACCCTCCCCCGCCCGATGACGCTGGGGAGCGTCGAACTCGCGGACGGCAGCCACGTCCCCGGCTTCCTGTGCGAGCCATCAGCCCTCGCGGACGCCGAGGACATCACGTCGTACGGCGGCTGGCGTTCGTACCGTGATCGCCGGGACGAGCAGCTCCCCGGCGATCCGAGCCGTCACCCCACCGACGAGTAG
- a CDS encoding DEAD/DEAH box helicase, producing MIVLLSVGPGTLESTMTEDLSPAERYAAARRRAADQATALASFREMYDFGLDPFQIEACQALEAGKGVLVAAPTGSGKTIVGEFAVHLALQQGKKCFYTTPIKALSNQKYADLSRRYGADKVGLLTGDNSVNSDAPVVVMTTEVLRNMLYAGSQTLLGLGHVVMDEVHYLSDRFRGAVWEEVIIHLPESVTLVSLSATVSNAEEFGDWLDTVRGHTEVIVSEHRPVPLFQHVLAGRRMYDLFEEGEGNKKAVNPDLTRLARMEAQRPSYQDRRRGRAMREADRERERRQRSRVWTPGRPEVIERLDAEGLLPAITFIFSRAACEAAVQQCLYAGLRLNDDEAREKVRALVEERTASIPTEDLHVLGYYEWLEGLERGIAAHHAGMLPTFKEVVEELFVRGLVKAVFATETLALGINMPARSVVLEKLVKWNGEQHADITPGEYTQLTGRAGRRGIDVEGHAVVLWQRGISPEHLAGLAGTRTYPLRSSFKPSYNMAVNLVEQFGRHRSRELLETSFAQFQADKSVVGISRQVQRNEEGLEGYKASMTCHLGDFEDYARLRRELKDRETELARQGAVERRAEAAVALEKLKPGDVIHVPAGKYAGLALVLDPGLPAGRSNGHRGFEHHDGPRPLVLTAERQVKRLASMDFPVPVEAMERMRIPKSFNPRSPQSRRDLASALRTKAGHIPPERARKKRSQAADDREIARLRTAIRAHPCHGCNDREDHARWAERYHRLMRDTSQLERRIEGRTNTIARTFDRIVALLTELDYLRADEVTEHGKRLARLYGELDLLASECLRAGVWEGLSPAELAACVSALVYESRVGDDAMAPKLPSGSAKAALGEMVRIWGRLDALEEDFRITQTEGVGQREPDLGFAWAAYMWASGKGLDEVLREAEMPAGDFVRWCKQVIDVLGQISAAAPVSGGASSTVAKNARKAVELLLRGVVAYSSVG from the coding sequence ATGATCGTCCTGTTGTCAGTGGGGCCCGGTACGCTCGAAAGCACGATGACAGAGGACCTCTCCCCGGCTGAGCGGTACGCGGCTGCCCGCAGGCGCGCTGCCGACCAGGCCACCGCGCTCGCCTCGTTCCGCGAGATGTACGACTTCGGCCTCGACCCCTTCCAGATCGAGGCCTGCCAGGCTCTCGAGGCGGGCAAGGGCGTGCTGGTCGCCGCGCCCACCGGCTCCGGCAAGACGATCGTGGGCGAGTTCGCCGTCCACCTCGCCCTCCAGCAGGGCAAGAAGTGCTTCTACACGACCCCCATCAAGGCACTGTCGAACCAGAAGTACGCAGACCTGTCCCGCCGTTACGGCGCGGACAAGGTCGGCCTGCTCACCGGCGACAACAGCGTCAACTCCGATGCACCGGTCGTCGTGATGACCACCGAGGTGCTGCGGAACATGCTCTACGCGGGCTCGCAGACCCTCCTGGGCCTCGGCCACGTGGTCATGGACGAGGTGCACTACCTCTCCGACCGCTTCCGTGGTGCCGTATGGGAAGAGGTGATCATCCACCTGCCCGAGTCGGTCACGCTCGTCTCGCTCTCTGCGACCGTCTCCAACGCCGAGGAGTTCGGCGACTGGCTCGACACCGTCCGCGGCCACACCGAGGTGATCGTCTCCGAGCACCGGCCCGTGCCGCTGTTTCAGCACGTACTCGCCGGGCGGCGGATGTACGACCTGTTCGAGGAGGGCGAGGGCAACAAGAAGGCCGTCAACCCCGACCTCACGCGGCTGGCCCGGATGGAGGCGCAGCGCCCGTCGTACCAGGACCGCAGACGGGGCCGCGCCATGCGTGAGGCCGACCGCGAGCGGGAGCGCCGACAGCGGTCGCGGGTCTGGACTCCGGGGCGCCCGGAGGTCATCGAGCGGCTCGACGCCGAGGGCCTGCTGCCCGCCATCACGTTCATCTTCAGTCGCGCCGCCTGCGAGGCGGCCGTACAGCAGTGCCTGTACGCGGGACTGCGGCTCAACGACGACGAGGCGCGGGAGAAGGTGCGCGCCCTCGTCGAGGAGCGCACGGCCTCGATTCCGACCGAGGACCTGCATGTCCTCGGGTACTACGAGTGGTTGGAGGGCCTGGAGCGCGGTATAGCGGCCCACCACGCGGGCATGCTGCCGACGTTCAAGGAGGTCGTCGAGGAGCTCTTCGTCCGCGGCCTGGTGAAGGCGGTGTTCGCGACCGAGACGCTGGCGCTCGGCATCAACATGCCCGCCCGCTCGGTGGTGCTGGAGAAGCTCGTCAAGTGGAACGGCGAGCAGCATGCCGACATCACACCCGGCGAGTACACACAGCTGACGGGGCGTGCGGGGCGCAGGGGCATCGACGTCGAGGGCCATGCCGTGGTGCTGTGGCAGCGCGGGATAAGTCCCGAGCATCTGGCGGGCCTTGCGGGCACACGTACGTATCCGCTGCGCTCCAGCTTCAAGCCGTCGTACAACATGGCGGTCAACCTCGTCGAGCAGTTCGGCCGGCACCGCTCGCGTGAGCTGCTGGAGACGTCGTTCGCGCAGTTCCAGGCCGACAAGTCGGTCGTCGGCATCTCCCGGCAGGTGCAGCGCAACGAGGAGGGACTGGAGGGCTACAAGGCCTCCATGACCTGCCACCTGGGCGACTTCGAGGACTACGCGCGACTGCGTCGTGAACTCAAGGACCGGGAGACCGAGCTGGCGCGGCAGGGGGCTGTCGAGCGGCGTGCCGAGGCGGCCGTCGCGCTGGAGAAGCTCAAGCCGGGCGACGTCATCCACGTACCCGCGGGCAAGTACGCCGGTCTGGCGCTGGTGCTGGACCCGGGCCTGCCCGCCGGGCGGTCCAACGGCCACCGCGGCTTCGAACACCACGACGGGCCGCGTCCGCTGGTGCTCACCGCCGAGCGTCAGGTCAAGCGGCTGGCGTCGATGGACTTCCCGGTGCCGGTCGAGGCCATGGAGCGGATGCGCATCCCGAAGTCCTTCAACCCGCGCTCACCGCAGTCCCGTCGGGACCTCGCCTCCGCGCTGCGCACCAAGGCCGGCCACATCCCGCCGGAGCGGGCCCGCAAGAAGCGGTCCCAGGCGGCGGACGACCGCGAGATCGCACGGCTGCGGACCGCCATCCGGGCGCATCCCTGCCATGGGTGCAACGACCGGGAGGACCATGCGCGTTGGGCCGAGCGGTATCACCGCCTCATGCGGGACACCTCGCAGCTGGAGCGTCGTATCGAGGGCCGGACGAACACGATCGCCCGGACCTTCGACCGGATCGTGGCGCTGCTGACCGAGCTGGACTACCTGCGGGCCGACGAGGTCACCGAGCACGGCAAGCGGCTGGCCCGCTTGTACGGCGAGCTCGATCTGCTGGCGAGCGAATGTCTGCGGGCGGGGGTCTGGGAGGGGCTTTCTCCCGCCGAACTGGCCGCCTGCGTCTCGGCGTTGGTGTACGAGTCGCGGGTCGGCGACGATGCGATGGCGCCGAAGCTGCCGTCCGGCAGTGCGAAGGCCGCGCTCGGTGAGATGGTCCGGATCTGGGGGCGGCTGGATGCCCTGGAAGAGGACTTCCGGATCACGCAGACCGAGGGCGTGGGCCAGCGTGAGCCGGATCTCGGGTTCGCCTGGGCCGCGTACATGTGGGCCAGTGGGAAGGGGCTCGACGAGGTCCTGCGGGAGGCCGAGATGCCCGCGGGTGACTTCGTGCGGTGGTGCAAGCAGGTGATCGACGTGCTGGGGCAGATCTCGGCGGCGGCTCCTGTCTCCGGTGGTGCGTCGTCCACGGTCGCGAAGAACGCGCGCAAGGCCGTGGAGCTGTTGCTGCGGGGGGTTGTGGCCTACTCGTCGGTGGGGTGA